One stretch of Hydrogenovibrio kuenenii DSM 12350 DNA includes these proteins:
- the panB gene encoding 3-methyl-2-oxobutanoate hydroxymethyltransferase has protein sequence MNTQKRMTLTRLKKMKRDGQKIVCLTAYDAAMAHWVDQAGVNVILVGDTLGMVVQGHETTLPVTLADMVYHTQMVQRGNKSAWCVADMPFMSDGSIDKAMEAAAALMKQARANMVKLEGASKRILSIVEQLSELGVPVCGHIGLLPQLVEKNGYRRAGQDDASARVLEEEAVALEQAGAEMLVLECVPSDTAKRISENLNIPVIGIGSGKESDGQVLVLNDILGTSLGGAPRFAKNFLQDKNSIQEAIEQYAFDVRNGHFPLES, from the coding sequence ATGAATACACAAAAAAGAATGACCTTAACTCGTCTGAAAAAGATGAAAAGAGATGGTCAGAAAATTGTTTGTTTGACTGCTTATGATGCAGCTATGGCGCATTGGGTAGATCAAGCAGGAGTGAATGTGATTTTGGTTGGCGATACTTTAGGAATGGTTGTTCAAGGCCATGAAACAACCTTGCCTGTGACGTTGGCAGATATGGTCTATCACACTCAAATGGTACAACGAGGTAATAAGTCAGCTTGGTGTGTTGCAGATATGCCGTTCATGTCAGATGGTTCTATTGATAAAGCCATGGAAGCGGCCGCTGCTCTGATGAAACAAGCTCGTGCAAATATGGTAAAGCTCGAAGGGGCTAGTAAGAGAATTCTGTCAATAGTTGAACAATTGTCAGAGTTAGGTGTTCCTGTTTGCGGGCACATTGGCTTGTTGCCTCAATTGGTCGAAAAAAATGGTTATCGCAGAGCAGGGCAAGATGATGCTTCTGCCAGAGTCTTGGAAGAAGAGGCTGTAGCTCTAGAACAGGCCGGAGCGGAAATGTTGGTGTTGGAATGTGTGCCTTCAGATACAGCAAAAAGAATTTCTGAGAATTTAAATATCCCAGTTATCGGCATAGGATCAGGTAAAGAGTCTGATGGTCAGGTATTGGTTTTAAATGATATTTTAGGAACCTCCTTAGGTGGTGCTCCAAGGTTTGCTAAAAATTTCTTGCAGGATAAAAATTCTATTCAAGAAGCAATTGAACAGTATGCATTCGACGTACGTAATGGGCATTTCCCATTAGAAAGCTAG
- the folK gene encoding 2-amino-4-hydroxy-6-hydroxymethyldihydropteridine diphosphokinase, translating into MVEAYIGIGSNLSDPIYQVQSAIESLKILPGMTLMSASSLYASKPQGPQDQPDFVNAVAKIKTQLSATSLLASLQTLEKEQGKVKKRHWGERVIDLDILLYGSVTIQTTTLTIPHPEIPYRDFVLLPLSELVLELPLLGNVSNLIDALDETYVYPLNNQ; encoded by the coding sequence TTGGTTGAGGCTTATATTGGTATTGGCAGTAACCTTTCTGATCCAATATATCAGGTTCAAAGCGCCATAGAATCCTTAAAAATATTGCCTGGTATGACGTTAATGTCGGCCTCATCTTTATATGCTTCTAAACCACAAGGACCGCAAGATCAACCTGACTTTGTGAATGCGGTGGCAAAAATAAAGACCCAATTGTCAGCAACCTCATTACTGGCCAGCTTGCAGACCCTGGAAAAAGAACAAGGCAAAGTCAAAAAACGACATTGGGGTGAAAGGGTCATCGATTTGGATATTTTGTTGTATGGCTCAGTCACAATCCAAACCACAACTTTAACTATCCCGCACCCAGAAATACCTTATCGTGATTTTGTTTTATTACCATTAAGTGAATTGGTTTTAGAGTTACCTTTATTGGGTAACGTTTCTAATTTGATTGATGCTTTAGATGAAACCTATGTTTACCCATTAAATAACCAGTGA
- the pcnB gene encoding polynucleotide adenylyltransferase PcnB — translation MQRLIRKVASFFVKGQGQSPIFNSEPKVVPRNKHNISRGQIDKAALDVLYGLKRAGYEAYLVGGAVRDLLLGLEPKDFDIVTNAEPEQIKAVFRQRCRLIGRRFRLAHVHFGRSVIEVATFRGAGDAAKLPVARKKTSHSRAVDASGRLVRDNVYGSIDEDIWRRDFTVNSLYYNIRDFSIIDYSGALEDIKKGQMRLIGDPETRYREDPVRMIRAIRFAAKLGFDIEAKTKKPLYEMGHLLKDVSNARMFEEVLKLFHSGVAIDVFEKLRHFGLFTYLFPQTHHVLSEEEQGFPRMLVVEALKSTDERIQSGKGVNPSFLFAAMLWEPMLQRREQHLAEGLTHQDALYAAANDVIEQQISSTSIPKRFSTQIREIWSLQFRLPRRAGARAQRLFEHPRFRAAYDFLGLRVAVGESSDQELFDWWTEYQKKDAIDQVAFANDVRSEAKKTRKPRRGRNPYRKRSSSNPAE, via the coding sequence ATGCAACGTTTGATTCGAAAAGTCGCTTCGTTTTTTGTCAAAGGCCAAGGCCAATCACCAATATTTAATTCAGAACCTAAAGTTGTTCCGAGAAATAAACATAATATTTCTCGTGGTCAAATCGACAAGGCTGCATTAGATGTACTCTACGGTTTAAAGCGAGCAGGCTATGAAGCTTATTTGGTCGGTGGCGCAGTTAGAGATCTACTGCTTGGATTAGAACCAAAAGACTTCGATATAGTTACCAATGCTGAGCCAGAGCAGATAAAGGCAGTTTTTCGTCAACGCTGTCGTTTAATTGGCCGACGTTTTCGTTTGGCTCATGTACATTTTGGTAGGTCAGTTATTGAGGTTGCTACTTTCCGTGGTGCTGGCGATGCTGCTAAGTTACCGGTTGCGAGAAAGAAAACCAGCCATTCTAGAGCTGTAGATGCTTCTGGTCGTTTGGTGAGAGATAATGTTTACGGCTCTATTGATGAAGATATTTGGCGCCGTGACTTCACGGTTAATAGTCTTTATTACAATATTCGCGATTTTTCTATTATCGATTATTCTGGTGCTCTTGAAGATATTAAGAAGGGTCAGATGCGCTTAATTGGTGATCCAGAAACTCGTTATCGTGAAGATCCTGTCAGAATGATTCGTGCTATACGTTTTGCTGCAAAACTTGGTTTTGATATTGAAGCCAAAACCAAAAAGCCTTTGTATGAAATGGGACATTTGCTGAAAGATGTGTCTAACGCACGTATGTTTGAAGAAGTGTTGAAACTTTTTCACAGTGGTGTTGCGATTGATGTGTTTGAAAAATTACGCCATTTCGGTCTATTTACCTATCTTTTCCCTCAAACTCATCATGTCTTGTCTGAAGAAGAACAAGGTTTTCCTAGAATGTTAGTAGTTGAAGCCCTGAAAAGCACTGATGAACGCATTCAGTCAGGTAAGGGGGTAAATCCATCATTCCTGTTTGCGGCTATGTTGTGGGAGCCCATGCTACAAAGACGCGAGCAACATCTCGCTGAAGGTCTTACCCATCAAGATGCGCTATATGCTGCTGCTAATGATGTTATTGAACAGCAAATCAGTTCAACATCGATTCCTAAGCGATTTTCTACGCAAATTCGCGAGATTTGGAGCCTTCAGTTTAGGTTGCCTAGACGCGCGGGTGCAAGAGCTCAGAGATTGTTTGAGCATCCAAGATTTAGAGCGGCATATGACTTCTTAGGTTTAAGAGTTGCTGTGGGCGAATCATCAGATCAAGAGTTGTTTGATTGGTGGACGGAATATCAGAAGAAGGATGCGATAGATCAAGTTGCTTTTGCTAATGATGTACGTTCCGAGGCAAAAAAAACGAGAAAACCGAGAAGAGGTCGCAATCCTTATCGTAAACGCTCGAGTTCTAACCCGGCGGAGTAG
- the ilvA gene encoding threonine ammonia-lyase, biosynthetic, translated as MPEKILRQVLSVPVYEIAEQTPLEKAPLISQRLRNQVWLKREDLQPVFSFKLRGAYNRLLHLSEEEKERGVIAASAGNHAQGVAMSATKMGIKATIVMPQTTPAIKVNSVRNWGGNVILCGDTYDEAAKHAKELCEKEQLTYIAPYDDEHVIAGQGTIALELLRQSKDVDVIFVPVGGGGLIAGVSAVIKQVSPKTRVVGVEPEDAACMTEALKAGERVVLDSVGIFADGVAVAQVGEIPFRIAQECVDEMITVKTDEICAAVKDIFEDTRAIAEPAGALALAGMKKFVEEKGVSDRKMIAIMSGANMNFDRLRHISERTEIGEKREAIFAVTIPETPGSFKKFCEFLGDRRAITEFNYRFADERRAVVFVGVRTEGGYAEKEQLKKQMLEAGYQFEDMSDNEMAKLHLRYMVGGHAPGIQNEILYRFQFPERPGALLQFLIQMSEEWNISLFHYRNHGAAYGRVLIGVQVPPEQHEAFECYLKSLGYPYDFEQENIGYDLFLKPID; from the coding sequence ATGCCTGAAAAAATTTTGAGACAAGTTTTGTCTGTCCCTGTTTATGAAATTGCGGAACAAACGCCTTTAGAAAAAGCACCGCTTATTTCACAAAGGCTAAGAAATCAGGTGTGGCTTAAACGTGAAGATTTGCAACCGGTATTTTCTTTTAAATTACGTGGTGCCTATAACCGCCTTTTGCACTTGTCAGAAGAAGAAAAAGAGCGCGGGGTGATAGCTGCATCAGCTGGAAATCATGCGCAAGGTGTGGCTATGTCTGCTACCAAAATGGGTATTAAAGCAACGATTGTGATGCCACAAACAACTCCAGCGATTAAAGTGAACTCTGTTCGAAACTGGGGTGGTAATGTCATCTTGTGCGGTGATACTTACGATGAAGCGGCTAAGCATGCTAAAGAACTCTGTGAAAAAGAGCAGTTAACTTATATAGCACCTTATGATGATGAGCATGTTATTGCCGGTCAAGGAACCATCGCGTTAGAGCTTTTACGCCAAAGCAAAGATGTCGATGTCATTTTTGTACCAGTGGGTGGCGGTGGATTGATTGCCGGTGTGAGCGCTGTTATTAAACAGGTTTCACCGAAAACTAGAGTTGTAGGGGTTGAGCCGGAAGATGCAGCTTGTATGACAGAAGCTCTAAAGGCTGGTGAACGTGTTGTGTTAGATTCCGTTGGAATTTTTGCCGATGGTGTCGCAGTGGCCCAAGTTGGTGAAATACCTTTCCGTATTGCACAGGAATGCGTGGACGAAATGATTACCGTGAAAACGGATGAAATTTGTGCTGCGGTGAAAGATATTTTTGAAGATACACGTGCAATTGCAGAGCCTGCCGGTGCTTTGGCATTGGCTGGAATGAAGAAGTTTGTTGAAGAAAAAGGTGTTTCGGATCGCAAGATGATTGCGATAATGAGTGGAGCAAATATGAATTTCGATCGTTTACGCCATATTTCGGAGAGAACCGAAATTGGTGAAAAACGTGAAGCCATTTTTGCCGTGACCATTCCTGAAACACCAGGTAGTTTCAAAAAGTTCTGTGAGTTTTTAGGTGATAGACGAGCGATCACTGAGTTTAACTATCGGTTTGCAGACGAAAGAAGAGCTGTTGTTTTTGTTGGTGTGCGAACAGAAGGTGGTTATGCTGAAAAAGAACAGCTTAAAAAGCAAATGTTGGAAGCGGGTTATCAGTTTGAAGATATGAGTGATAACGAAATGGCAAAACTACACTTACGTTATATGGTGGGTGGTCATGCGCCAGGTATTCAAAATGAAATTCTTTATCGCTTTCAATTTCCGGAACGTCCCGGTGCACTGTTACAGTTTTTGATTCAGATGTCGGAAGAGTGGAATATTAGTTTATTTCATTATCGAAATCATGGTGCAGCATATGGTCGAGTTTTAATTGGTGTTCAAGTGCCGCCAGAACAGCATGAAGCATTTGAATGTTATTTGAAGAGCTTAGGGTATCCATACGATTTCGAGCAAGAAAATATTGGGTACGACTTGTTTCTCAAGCCGATTGACTGA
- a CDS encoding TonB-dependent receptor domain-containing protein, whose product MKKTSIWLAINSVIAVSTPHLAFAETTQLAPIPVTASKEASQSKTFSKQELENTGNTETGSVLRQVNGVDAIRMGGHGLDPVVRGQTQSQLNILLDGAKIEGGCPNRMDPPTSYSEVSSYDKVTVIKGVNSLEYGAGGTGGTILFEREAPKYNPNKSVSGEISAMKSSIINYDVNAQVQAVGKTGYVVLQGNKKDANNYQDGNGNTVPSSYNSQQGHIDLGWTPNDHHELKLSLEKSNTFDALYPGAKMDAPKTEGNIARLQYKGKKLSNGLTNGQLDAVQIDVYNSTVDHVMNNFDLRTYDPTKKMETLTDTTAKGAKIKLTNLIGKTELDYGLQLQAVNKNAASYNRSAGMMLNKSMYLMWPDANTDQNGVFVQAKTKLSNTQKLVYGARVDQVTAEAKKAKQASDMNMTAYSLYSKYNTYSGKTKINETNWNGLLRYEQSLSKGLSWFADASLTTRTANETERFMATKSGTMFWIGNPDLKPEKHTQVDIGIAQDTHTFSWSANAYYDQVKDYILRDYAKNQTGVTTLTGMDNIYVNKDATLLGAELEGTYRLTPAIDIGGQVSAIQGRNTTDKRNLSNIAPVSGNLNAKYTASNWYAGTRFNFASEQSTVNTEYGEKTTSAWSTVDLFAGYSMNKTLQLQAGVDNAFDHAYYNYLNRTDALTGTSYKVMEPGRNIWARISAKF is encoded by the coding sequence ATGAAAAAAACCTCGATTTGGCTGGCAATCAACAGTGTTATTGCCGTTTCAACCCCACATTTGGCATTTGCAGAAACAACTCAATTAGCACCTATCCCTGTTACGGCTTCAAAAGAAGCATCGCAATCGAAGACTTTTTCTAAACAAGAATTAGAAAATACAGGTAATACAGAAACAGGAAGTGTTTTGCGTCAAGTAAACGGCGTTGACGCTATTCGCATGGGTGGACATGGATTGGATCCCGTTGTTCGTGGTCAAACACAATCTCAGCTAAACATTTTATTAGATGGTGCCAAAATCGAAGGTGGTTGTCCTAACCGCATGGATCCGCCAACCTCTTATTCCGAGGTTTCCAGTTACGACAAGGTTACCGTCATCAAAGGTGTAAATTCCTTAGAATATGGTGCTGGCGGAACGGGGGGAACGATTTTATTCGAGCGTGAAGCGCCTAAATACAACCCAAACAAAAGTGTCTCTGGTGAAATTTCTGCCATGAAATCAAGCATCATTAATTATGATGTCAATGCGCAAGTGCAAGCTGTTGGCAAAACTGGTTATGTCGTATTACAAGGCAATAAAAAAGATGCCAATAACTATCAAGATGGTAATGGCAATACCGTGCCTTCTAGCTACAACTCTCAGCAAGGCCACATCGATTTAGGTTGGACACCAAACGACCATCACGAACTCAAACTGTCTTTGGAAAAATCTAACACCTTTGACGCTCTATACCCTGGTGCAAAAATGGATGCGCCTAAAACAGAAGGTAATATTGCTCGCTTGCAATACAAAGGTAAAAAGCTTTCTAACGGCTTAACAAATGGTCAACTGGATGCTGTTCAAATTGATGTTTATAACTCAACAGTTGATCACGTCATGAATAACTTCGATCTACGCACATATGATCCGACTAAAAAAATGGAAACGTTAACGGACACGACTGCGAAAGGTGCAAAAATCAAGTTAACCAACTTAATCGGTAAAACAGAACTTGATTATGGTCTACAACTACAGGCTGTAAATAAAAACGCTGCTTCATACAACCGATCCGCAGGCATGATGCTTAATAAATCTATGTATCTAATGTGGCCAGATGCAAATACAGACCAAAATGGTGTATTTGTACAAGCTAAAACAAAACTGTCCAACACACAAAAACTGGTTTATGGTGCTCGTGTCGATCAAGTGACTGCAGAAGCTAAAAAAGCTAAACAGGCTTCTGATATGAATATGACGGCCTATTCACTTTATTCCAAATACAATACTTACTCAGGCAAAACCAAAATCAATGAAACCAATTGGAATGGTCTGCTACGTTATGAACAAAGCTTGTCTAAAGGCCTAAGTTGGTTTGCGGATGCAAGCTTAACTACGCGCACAGCAAATGAAACTGAACGCTTTATGGCAACTAAATCTGGCACTATGTTCTGGATTGGTAACCCAGATTTAAAACCCGAAAAACATACTCAAGTTGATATTGGGATCGCTCAAGACACTCACACCTTCTCTTGGAGTGCTAATGCTTATTACGACCAAGTTAAAGACTATATCCTACGTGACTATGCTAAAAACCAAACTGGCGTTACAACGCTAACTGGAATGGATAATATCTACGTCAATAAAGACGCAACATTACTAGGTGCCGAGCTGGAAGGTACTTACCGCCTAACCCCTGCTATTGATATTGGCGGACAAGTGAGTGCTATTCAAGGACGCAACACCACTGACAAGCGCAACCTAAGCAATATTGCACCAGTCAGCGGAAACCTAAATGCAAAATACACCGCTAGCAATTGGTATGCTGGTACGCGTTTTAACTTTGCATCAGAACAATCTACTGTCAATACTGAATATGGCGAAAAAACGACCTCTGCATGGAGCACTGTTGATCTATTTGCTGGCTATAGCATGAATAAAACCTTACAACTGCAAGCAGGTGTAGACAATGCGTTTGACCATGCTTATTATAATTACCTAAATCGAACTGATGCTTTAACAGGAACTAGCTACAAAGTAATGGAACCTGGCCGCAATATTTGGGCGCGTATTTCAGCAAAGTTTTAA
- a CDS encoding SCO family protein: MSQRLRLSFILIGLVILLMAGLMSFGWLNKLNTHPSQSAIAPAPVGGDFTAISSKGNVSLSDFKGKWVYLYFGYTFCPDICPTNLGNMSGAYQQLTPEEKKQVQFIFFSVDPKRDTPKRMQEYSNYFDMNLLGVTAKKAVIDDVTKRYGAVYSIHHEKGDGNNYSVDHSAFTYVISPTGKLMEQIPHGTDSQGFLNNIRKHLHQTTAH, translated from the coding sequence ATGTCTCAACGATTACGTTTGAGTTTTATCCTAATAGGGCTAGTCATCTTATTGATGGCTGGCCTTATGTCTTTTGGATGGCTTAATAAACTTAATACACACCCGTCTCAGTCAGCAATCGCACCAGCGCCCGTTGGCGGAGACTTTACTGCGATTTCATCTAAGGGCAACGTGTCTTTATCTGACTTTAAAGGTAAATGGGTATACCTTTACTTCGGCTATACTTTTTGTCCAGACATCTGTCCAACCAATTTAGGCAATATGTCCGGTGCCTACCAGCAACTAACGCCAGAAGAAAAAAAACAGGTTCAGTTTATTTTCTTCTCGGTGGATCCTAAAAGAGACACCCCCAAGCGCATGCAAGAATACAGTAACTACTTTGATATGAATCTACTTGGCGTAACCGCTAAAAAAGCAGTTATTGATGACGTAACAAAGCGTTATGGTGCCGTTTATTCTATTCACCATGAAAAAGGGGATGGTAACAACTACTCTGTTGACCACTCTGCATTTACCTATGTGATCTCACCAACGGGAAAATTAATGGAACAAATCCCTCATGGCACAGACTCACAAGGTTTTTTAAACAATATTCGTAAACATTTACACCAAACCACTGCTCATTAA
- a CDS encoding copper chaperone PCu(A)C yields MQKSSQASFFQNKSYAAAIILLSSLFISTMASAMSKEEASQIQVSNPYAREVPPGAMASASFMTLKNTSAHDIYLIQAESKVAKKVELHTHIHDNGVMRMRQVQDIKIPAHGMTMLQPGGFHIMLIGLQQKLVKGEQIQVQLTFKDGSHKTVKMPVKAIKGMGGMMKMHNM; encoded by the coding sequence ATGCAAAAAAGTTCACAAGCGTCTTTTTTCCAAAACAAAAGTTATGCTGCCGCCATCATCCTGTTGAGTAGCTTATTCATCAGCACCATGGCCAGCGCAATGTCTAAGGAAGAGGCATCACAAATTCAAGTCTCCAACCCTTATGCCAGAGAAGTTCCTCCAGGAGCTATGGCCAGTGCTAGCTTCATGACACTAAAAAACACCAGTGCACATGACATCTACTTGATTCAAGCAGAGTCTAAAGTGGCTAAAAAAGTAGAGCTTCATACACATATTCATGACAACGGTGTCATGCGCATGCGTCAAGTGCAAGATATTAAAATCCCAGCACACGGCATGACCATGCTTCAACCTGGCGGTTTTCATATCATGCTAATCGGCTTACAGCAAAAGTTGGTGAAAGGTGAACAGATTCAAGTTCAACTAACTTTTAAAGATGGCAGCCACAAAACTGTCAAAATGCCAGTTAAAGCCATAAAAGGTATGGGCGGCATGATGAAAATGCACAATATGTAA
- the rpiA gene encoding ribose-5-phosphate isomerase RpiA, whose product MTQDELKQQVAKAAIEHVVPGTIIGVGTGSTANFFIDELAKIKGQIEGTVASSEASAERLKGHGIPVFDLNSVSEISVYIDGADEADPALHLVKGGGGALTREKIVLAVADKFVCIADDSKKVDLLGKFPLPVEVIPMARSYVAREIVKRFGGEPVLRDGFITDNGNIILDIHGLQIVDPVAMETELNSIVGVVTNGLFAARKADVFLCGTANGVEVIEA is encoded by the coding sequence ATGACTCAAGACGAACTAAAGCAACAAGTAGCTAAAGCTGCTATCGAACACGTTGTTCCAGGGACTATTATTGGCGTAGGAACAGGCTCAACTGCTAACTTTTTCATTGATGAATTAGCGAAAATCAAAGGACAAATCGAAGGTACCGTTGCCAGTTCTGAAGCATCCGCTGAGCGTCTAAAAGGCCACGGAATTCCAGTATTTGATTTGAATTCAGTTTCTGAAATTTCTGTTTATATCGATGGCGCTGATGAAGCCGATCCTGCTCTACACCTAGTAAAAGGTGGTGGCGGTGCTTTAACACGTGAGAAAATCGTATTGGCTGTTGCAGATAAATTCGTTTGCATTGCCGACGATAGTAAAAAAGTCGACCTTCTTGGTAAGTTCCCTCTTCCGGTTGAAGTCATTCCTATGGCTCGTAGCTATGTCGCACGTGAAATCGTTAAACGTTTTGGCGGTGAACCAGTACTACGTGACGGATTTATCACGGACAACGGCAATATTATTTTAGATATTCATGGCCTACAGATCGTTGATCCTGTTGCAATGGAAACAGAATTAAACAGCATTGTTGGTGTTGTGACTAATGGTTTGTTTGCTGCAAGAAAAGCGGATGTTTTCCTTTGCGGAACGGCAAACGGCGTTGAAGTTATTGAAGCATAA